In the Halictus rubicundus isolate RS-2024b chromosome 12, iyHalRubi1_principal, whole genome shotgun sequence genome, TAATTACTGTTGCAatcgtttaattatattttgtatGTTTTCAGCAATGGAAATTATTCAATGAATTACACGTATATTCTATAGAATCGAATAAATGGATTGTCATAAACACGCTAGAGTCGCCGCCACCGACATCAGCACACTCTGCATCGATTCACAAAAATACTATGGTTGTGTTTGGCGGAATATGTAATGGATATaggtaatatatttttaaatatttatgccAGGAcccttaaatttcatttaataacaAGAACATCATGTTACTTTGAGGCAGATCCAATGACGTATGGTGTTTGAATTTAGATTCTCATAGTTGGCACAAGCAAACTACATCAAACTTAAAGCCACAACCACGTTATGGCCAGTCTCAGATTGAACTAGGAGATTATCATCTTCTTGTACTAGGTATTCCTTACATGagtttttattatgaaatattgTATTACTTGTTTTGACCAATGATTTGAAAATTAGGAGGTTGCACTGGACCTAATGTTGCTATGAATGACGCTTGGTTACTGAAAATGGAAGGTACAACTTGGACATGGAAAAAAGTAAATATGCACAATACAGAGTGGGCACCGACACGGATTTGGTGCCATCAAGCTTGCAAGGTAATAATGCAAAGTACAGCAAACAATAGCTTATGAAAACTTGCACTATTTTCTATTTGTAATCTTCTGATGCGTAGGTGGGAAATTATGTTATTGTTTTAAGTATAAACAAATGCCAGAAAAAATCAAATGATATGAATATATCGCTGAAGAAAGTCACTAGTCAAAGAACAGCTCCATCGCGGACGAGCGATTCTGACAATTCCCATGAAAGGTTTGAGGAAATGAAAATATCAATATATTGATTGtaattgtacatacatacatttacGAGTATGATCTTCCAGACAAGAAAATGATTCACGCGTCGACCGAGATGTAAATGTGAACGGTCGACACGGATCGTTCTCGAGAGCTTCAGTGCAGAATGCGCACTCCTCGTCTCATCCACCGAACTTTACAAAGAATTTAGCATTGTGCAACGATAACGTTCTAAGCATGGCTGCTTTTCGCGATGAACCAGTACGCAATGGTTCGAATAGTAATCGTCAACGTCAATTAGAATCCCTCCGGAGAATGGAAGAAAGAATTAGAACACAATCAAAAGCCACGAAACGGACTGGAAACACGTTATCCATTTTTGTATTGGATATTACGAATGTTTTGTGTGACGAGTGCACTGCTTCATGGATCCCCTTGAAGCACAATAATCAATCAGGGCCTGACGAGAGGATACTTTACTCGTTGGTTGCAGGTCGAGGTGAATTAATTGTATTCGGTGGTATTCGTAAGGAGCAAACGTCTTTACAGAGTCATCCAGACATGGACGAGTCTGAGGTTTACAATGATCTTCATTTTATAAATCCACCGAGATATGTTATTTAATAttctgaaataaaaaagaaacaatactaATCACGTTAGTGTTGTATTAACTTTAGTTGCGCGACAAGAACAGTATTTGCTGAAGATTATTTTGACGTTGAAAGTACACGCGGTGCACTAACTTAAggaaattttataaataacatgtgataaatatttaaaatgttcatTTATTTCTCTTCGAAAGCGGCATTCTGTGACAAATCTATTCTTTTCGAAAcgtaaaatgatttatttacatatttccCATAAAATGTATTTAATCGTCTTCACCTTCAGCTGCTTTTAAACTACCGAACACTTGTGACGGTATCATTTGTTTCTCGATAGGTATGTCtgaaagtaaaaatattcaattaaaagaCAAAGTATAAAACGTGTATGTTGCTAAGCAAAACTTGTCCaaaaaaaaagtttataaaCGCATTTAATGTGATCAACTGTAATAAAAGTCTAAGTGTGTTATTGCAGACTCTAGCATTACCTTCCTCTGCGTCTGCCTCATTGTCATTGGCATCGTCGTCTATATCGATATCTATTTCGTCTGGATTGTTCACTTGAGCTTCCGCTTTGCCGTCTTTTTCCGTCACACCGCGAACGAATTTAATACTATCCTTGTAGGCAGCGGCATTTTCTATGACATTGTACGAATTGTATTAGAAAAGATAAACAAAGAAACACGTTGCGACTTGTTCATGcctttttgtaaaaaaatccCGCAAATCACCTGTACTCGGTGTCTTACTATCCAACAGTCGCATAGCATCCACTGGTACATCGACGGGTGGATTCGATGCGTTGTTCAACATTTGCGCAGACATCATGTTCACTTGAGTATTGTACATAGCTTGAACGCTTCGTTTGATTCGGAGCATTTCACGCATTGTGTCCTCATTGCCGTGCCTCACTTCAAACTCCTTCCATATTTGCCAGAAATTTGATGTTACCTAAATAAGACAAGAACACAGGGTAAGCGCATCGTTTCAACATTAAGATATTAAAGTTGCATAGATGGAATAGTATTTCGTACTCTCGGGTCACATATCTGACTGCAGTGTGCATATATCGCTCTGGCTCTGTCAACCTCTCCTAATTTTGTCTCCATTTCGGCAAACCGAAGACACATCTCTCTCGTATTTTCCTCGTTAAGAACTTCAATAGCTTTTTCATATATTTGCCGTGTTTTTGGAACGCCGTAAATATCTGCTGCTTTCTTTATGTATATGTTGAACATCTACAAAATTGCAAATAGTTCGTTAACTCTTACAttaattttatagaattatCGAAATACATTTGTCAATGATATCATTGAATATATTACCTCGAACCTTTCTTCGGGAAGCACTGCACTCGTTGCTCGTTCGTACACGGACATTGCATGCCTGGCTAAACCATGTTCTTCTTCTAATTTTGCATATAATAAATACAAAGCTGCAACAGAATATGATTAGAAATAGGTTCGTGATTAGAAGTTAtcgattaaattaaatatctTACCTTTAGCATATTTTGGTGGACAATGTTCGAGGCACTGTTCAAACAAATCCCGCGTTCTTTCTAATTTAGTGCCGCCGTAGCGTTTCAAGAATTTTGTAAGATAGGTATTCCATATGTCGTAAACATTAGGCCACTTGAAAAGTGCAATTCCTTTCTCATAAGCCTATTAAAGAAGTTTAAATGTTAGATGCCATTCAAAATCTCAATGATGTCAGAGGGAAAAATGTTGCTTACCCTAAAGGCTTCTTCAAAGTATTTATTTTCCTCTAAAAAGAGAccataattaataataatttgtggtgtggcaatttttaaatctatgatTTTGTCGTAAACGGCTTTGCATGTCTggatcaaaaaatataaaaattacatatcggaaaaataaaaattggaaacaaaagaaatagaGTTTTATATATTAGACAACCTTAAATGTTCCAAAACTTTCTTCCAAATCGGCATACATGGACCAAACTTTCAAAGATTTGTATAATCTCATTTGTACGGTTTCTGTTTCATCGTGGTAGGCTACTTTCCGGAATGGCATAGCTGTAGCTCGATGCATAAGTTTCAATGCCTCTTTATAATTGCTGTAGAATTAAAATTGCATTATGTTGCGCATATTTCTTAAAGATTATGTTACAACAAATGTGTACTATACCCATGTCTAATTTCCATTTCTGCCCATTCACACCACACGGAAGCGAGGTCGTCGACTTTAGTATAAGGGACGTGAGTTGCTTTCTCAAAAACAACTCTAGCATCCGCTATTTGTGCATTTTCTTCATAAAATTTACCAAACGCAACCCACAAAGTGTGCAACTTTCCTACCGCTAATTGTGGTTGTACAGTTTGAACAGCTTCTGTATACGTATTAATAATCTAAAAACGTGAACATTTGTAGTAAAAGAAGTTTGTTTCTGATTTTCAAACTATGTTTACATAAAAGTCAATGTACCTCGTGTGGCTGTCCTTCATAAAGCATAACTCTTTTATGCCATTCTTGTACATTATGAGGATTTTGTCTAAGTAGTACAGAATTAAGTAATAATAATCGTCTTTCCATCAAGTGTTCAAATCGTGCTAATCTTAATTCCAAATCTATGTCGTctgtaaatataaaattatcaAATAAGAAGAAATAAACTTTAGAAAACCTTAACTTACATGATTATTACCATCTTACCATCTTCAGTAGGATTTTTTGCAGCATCTTCCATGCGTTTGCTAAGACTAAGTTCTTCAAATTGTGCATAAGCATCAAAAACTTGTGTAAAATCTCTGACGGTAGTTACCGTCTGTATCGCTTCCTCATAAATGTCCCTTGcctattgaaataaaaattttgaattatttggaataagaataaaattgtttatattctAGTGCAGTAAATGATTCAGTACCCTTTCAAATAAACCACTGCGAACATAATAGTCAGCTAAAGAATTCCAGAGGGGGCCTAACTGATCCGTGTAACGTCTTAGACCACCTCTGATGATAGCATCTACATTAAGTGATTTTATTTTAGATGGATTCTTTGATATTAAATCGCACAATTCATTCCATAATTGATGATTAGATTTTCCATGCTTTGAAACAAAGTCATCTTGATTAACAATTTGTGCAAGTTTCACAGCTGCTTCATCGAGTCTTCCAATAGATATTAGATATTCTATGTATTCTTCTGTATCTTCCGGAGCTAACTAAACACAAAATATGTATTATCTAAATACAAATGAATAGGATGTTAGATTTTATTCGTTTAATGTATATGTACCTTTAGGTATCTCCTAAACACTCTCACTGCAGTTTCGTATACATTATGCTTCTTCAAAAACTCAATATATAAAGGCCACACACGATGATGTTGCGTGATAGGAAGAGCTCTAAGTGCTCTATCGAACACTTGTCGAGTTCTAGTAATATAGCATTGATCTGTCATTAATGTGCAATAGTCCATCCATATCCGAGGCATTTtatgcatgaaaactaacgcaCGCTCAAACGCATTATTTACATCTTCATAAAGCGCATCTGTTATACATCTTCCCTTTAACTGACTTACACGTTGACGTAAATAATTGTACCATAATTTGTAACTGATAAAAAGAATGTCATTGTTACTTATTTGCcttttaataattactttaaTAGTAACTGATGAAgaaaaaattacaaataaaaattttaccttCCCGGGAGTTCCTTTAGTGCTCTCTCATAAACAATGTTTAAATTACTACTTTTTGTAGTTTTTAAATGATCTATATAACGCTGCCAGTGTTTTACAGAGTAAGGATTTCTTAGAATTTCTTCTTCATACGGTAAATCTTCTTCATTCTGTCCAAATTAATGTTAAAAATCAAACGCAATGTTCAGAGAATTTTGAGGTTAACACGTTAAACGCGGAGTCAATTTCGTCTCCTTTTCCATTTAACTTTTTAAGTTTAAATACAAAAACATTATTCGTATACATTATCTTCGTAAATATTATTCCTATTTAATTAGTTTCCATCAGGTCTATTAAGGCAGTGTAAACATATTTTGTGATATTATATGaattgtatattatatattatttcgtAAATTTAATACCGTCGATCCTCAGGGACTGACATAgcatttaacgtgttaaataaactAAATGTACTTACGAAAACGTATAAGTTTCCTTCCAAGTCTTTGCGTTCTAACATCATTGCTAATGTTAATAAATATACTAAATACAGTACCGAACCCGGTCCCGGTTGGGGTTAGGGTTCGAATCCCTGGTTCGAATTCCGCGTTATGTCAAGGCGGTATTTCATTGATCGTAACCTGGACTTCTCGAATCTAATAGGGAATACGTTTATTCGCTAATAGAATTACTTAGAGATAACTAAAATcgttattttcaaagttaaaagaaataaaacagaTATCTAAAATAACTAAAAcgattttatttgaaaagttcagaaAAAATTCAACTTTCCGATAAATGCCAAGGATAAGACGACAAAAATCATTCGAGAAGTgttcgatttagaaaaattgaacGTAAAGGTTTACTTGAAAATCAAGTTGCACAGCCTGTTTACCTCATTTTTGGAGGAGACACCGAACTGTGACAGCTGTCATATCAAGAATATGATCGTGATTGATAACTTTTAATATAAACAATTTGACCGATGTCTGCGTCTTTTATTTCAGAGTCGAACTAATCGTGTTTCGCGTTCAAATTGTTCGCAAATTAAATTACGTTCGAACTGTTCTTATAAATAAACGTTGTAAACGATGACAATGGGCGATGAGACTCCAGTTGCATCACTGGTTCTTCCTGTAATCTTAAGACCGATATTACTAAAGGTACTGGAAAGCTCGGAGATCTTTTTGCCACTTAAACTGTAATTAAAAAAACAGACGAAAATTGATTCTTCTTTCTTTATTCGATTGCAGCTAGAGAGGCAAAATGTATTGGCTGCTCAAACTTTACGCTCAGCTCTATTGAAAGCTGAAAATTCTCATCCAGGAATCACACACGACTTCATTCTTGGTATAGTACGACGGGCTGAACTTAATCTTGACATGAACGAAAGTGTTCTAAGATTGCAAGGAGCTGCTTCCGACTATGATggtatattaatatttgtaataaatattgaccCTCTGTCTGCTACCAGGGTCGTCTATGTCCGGAGCAAAATTTCACTTTTCAACTtttcctttcaatatttattttctaccattaatgctttaaacatttgacATTCCAATGAACGTATACCAGAATTTTGttagattttttgaaagtcTAGGACAGTAGAAAACTTAGTGGTCAACATAAATGATCCCAGTACGCAGACGGTGTTGATAAAAATAAGGTTGCAGACAGAGGATTAAATAATGTTGAATGAAATATTGATAACTTATGATAATATTTCTCTGTTATAATTATAGTTGTGGAATACAGATCTGCTAGATCCGAAGATGCTTTTCAAGAACTAAATCGTAAATCAACTTCATTGAAAAGAATACTTAGTCGAATTCCCGATGAAATAACAGATCGtaaaacatttcttgaaacaaTCAAGTGcgtattaatatatatatatacatatatgccatttatgtaaaaatatctttGTATCTTTATTTATATGTTTCTAACATTTCCAGAGAAATAGCAAGTGCAATAAAAAAGCTGTTAGATGCAGTAAATGAAGTCAATGCATTTATACGTGGATCTGCAGGGAAACAGGCATTGGATCAGAGGAAAAGGGAATTTGTTAAATATAGTAAAAGATTTAGTAACACATTAAAAGAGTATTTCAAAGAGGGACAGTAAGTGTTTGTCACTAATTTTAAGTTCACATTAATTTAAAGAATAATATATCTAATTAAAATTCATAATCTTTACAGAGCTAATGCTGTATTCGTGAGTGCACTGTACTTAATACATCAAACAAATATGATAATGCTCACAGTAAAAGATAAGTGTGAGTAACGAATTTAAAATAACAAAGTTAGTTGTAACAATTATGAAGTatgtaatattataattttatcgaTTTTGTTATATATTTGATAATAGAATTTAAATAtcatttaatataaaatatatatcattattttatatgtaCTAAATTGTTAAAATGTAATGATATTTTAACAATTGTTTATGATGCTAAACAAATGAAGTCAAACACAAGAAAAAGATTCTAATAGAAGATATAAGTGTGTATCAATGCACTATGTTGTTATTTCATCCGTAAAATTAAGCCTTTGTTTGAATATAATTAGAGGAAAAggtaattcattaaaaaaaaagaaaagaatagacAATTTGGAATAAGAAAGACACTTCTCCAAATgtataagaaataaaaattactttattGATAACAAATGTACACAAATGTGTTGTATATTTCCCACTTGGAAAATTGAATGGCTTGGCTATCTACATCCTCATTGTATTAACAATGACAATGAGTAACAGTAAGGGTTAATGGTAATTATTGTAATGAACATTACTGGAAAATGTACAAATCTTCAAGCACGTTTGCTATCTGAAaatgctcgtacaatactgccAACGCCGCTGATATTGTATACCTTTTCATGCCAGATTAACAAATGACTACTGCTACCTTCTGTGGGGATTTCAAATCCCcgatatatatatttcattagAACATCCACTAGGTCCCGATCTAATTGTGCTAGACAGTCTTCCATTTGATTAGATTTTATACTTAACAGAACCTTCAAAGTTAAGTTCCTTGCGTTAtcctgcaatttttaaaaatcattaatGCAATATGTCAAGTACATTTAAAGAACAATATTTCTGCTCAAAACGAAAATACAAGCATGAAACAATTCCCATCAAGTGaaattttaaattcatttaaaacaacgtaaactagaatatagtataagaTGTTATGACTAAACGAAGTATTCATTTTAATTAGTACTTAAAAAAGCAATGAAAATGTGTGACAGTGAGGTTACCTTTACTTGTTGATTTTTGCATCCAAGTGGAGCAGATTTTAATACTAAAATCAGAGCTTCGGCATTCTTACCCTTGAATAAATATTAaggaaaatataatgaaatgTAACAAAACTGGTTGGAAGATATTTATATGTGAATAGAAGACACATCAAAAGGATATTGGCTAAGAAGTGTCAAAACTTCAGTCTCGTCTGGACCAGTCGGCCCTCCTAATCCTCCGTCCGCATCTTCTTCTTTGAAGTTATTATCACTATACTGATCTAcatcaatttttcgaaatgcTGACGCTG is a window encoding:
- the Fbxo42 gene encoding F-box protein 42, translated to MECKIDDLPDVLLEYILSLIPPYKDLQECKLVSKRWFLATKNVIQHNKAHFQKSVAYGSLLWSAWPSTHWMPTIGKRHSHSACMYDNSMYVFGGCTATCTTFNDLWRLDLDKRTWVRLITMGSYPSPKACATMLYYKKSFILFGGWSHPSPYPLHQQWKLFNELHVYSIESNKWIVINTLESPPPTSAHSASIHKNTMVVFGGICNGYRSNDVWCLNLDSHSWHKQTTSNLKPQPRYGQSQIELGDYHLLVLGGCTGPNVAMNDAWLLKMEGTTWTWKKVNMHNTEWAPTRIWCHQACKVGNYVIVLSINKCQKKSNDMNISLKKVTSQRTAPSRTSDSDNSHERQENDSRVDRDVNVNGRHGSFSRASVQNAHSSSHPPNFTKNLALCNDNVLSMAAFRDEPVRNGSNSNRQRQLESLRRMEERIRTQSKATKRTGNTLSIFVLDITNVLCDECTASWIPLKHNNQSGPDERILYSLVAGRGELIVFGGIRKEQTSLQSHPDMDESEVYNDLHFINPPRYVI
- the Fand gene encoding pre-mRNA-splicing factor SYF1 fand isoform X2 — its product is MHKMPRIWMDYCTLMTDQCYITRTRQVFDRALRALPITQHHRVWPLYIEFLKKHNVYETAVRVFRRYLKLAPEDTEEYIEYLISIGRLDEAAVKLAQIVNQDDFVSKHGKSNHQLWNELCDLISKNPSKIKSLNVDAIIRGGLRRYTDQLGPLWNSLADYYVRSGLFERARDIYEEAIQTVTTVRDFTQVFDAYAQFEELSLSKRMEDAAKNPTEDDDIDLELRLARFEHLMERRLLLLNSVLLRQNPHNVQEWHKRVMLYEGQPHEIINTYTEAVQTVQPQLAVGKLHTLWVAFGKFYEENAQIADARVVFEKATHVPYTKVDDLASVWCEWAEMEIRHGNYKEALKLMHRATAMPFRKVAYHDETETVQMRLYKSLKVWSMYADLEESFGTFKTCKAVYDKIIDLKIATPQIIINYGLFLEENKYFEEAFRAYEKGIALFKWPNVYDIWNTYLTKFLKRYGGTKLERTRDLFEQCLEHCPPKYAKALYLLYAKLEEEHGLARHAMSVYERATSAVLPEERFEMFNIYIKKAADIYGVPKTRQIYEKAIEVLNEENTREMCLRFAEMETKLGEVDRARAIYAHCSQICDPRVTSNFWQIWKEFEVRHGNEDTMREMLRIKRSVQAMYNTQVNMMSAQMLNNASNPPVDVPVDAMRLLDSKTPSTENAAAYKDSIKFVRGVTEKDGKAEAQVNNPDEIDIDIDDDANDNEADAEEDIPIEKQMIPSQVFGSLKAAEGEDD
- the Fand gene encoding pre-mRNA-splicing factor SYF1 fand isoform X1, which gives rise to MMLERKDLEGNLYVFNEEDLPYEEEILRNPYSVKHWQRYIDHLKTTKSSNLNIVYERALKELPGSYKLWYNYLRQRVSQLKGRCITDALYEDVNNAFERALVFMHKMPRIWMDYCTLMTDQCYITRTRQVFDRALRALPITQHHRVWPLYIEFLKKHNVYETAVRVFRRYLKLAPEDTEEYIEYLISIGRLDEAAVKLAQIVNQDDFVSKHGKSNHQLWNELCDLISKNPSKIKSLNVDAIIRGGLRRYTDQLGPLWNSLADYYVRSGLFERARDIYEEAIQTVTTVRDFTQVFDAYAQFEELSLSKRMEDAAKNPTEDDDIDLELRLARFEHLMERRLLLLNSVLLRQNPHNVQEWHKRVMLYEGQPHEIINTYTEAVQTVQPQLAVGKLHTLWVAFGKFYEENAQIADARVVFEKATHVPYTKVDDLASVWCEWAEMEIRHGNYKEALKLMHRATAMPFRKVAYHDETETVQMRLYKSLKVWSMYADLEESFGTFKTCKAVYDKIIDLKIATPQIIINYGLFLEENKYFEEAFRAYEKGIALFKWPNVYDIWNTYLTKFLKRYGGTKLERTRDLFEQCLEHCPPKYAKALYLLYAKLEEEHGLARHAMSVYERATSAVLPEERFEMFNIYIKKAADIYGVPKTRQIYEKAIEVLNEENTREMCLRFAEMETKLGEVDRARAIYAHCSQICDPRVTSNFWQIWKEFEVRHGNEDTMREMLRIKRSVQAMYNTQVNMMSAQMLNNASNPPVDVPVDAMRLLDSKTPSTENAAAYKDSIKFVRGVTEKDGKAEAQVNNPDEIDIDIDDDANDNEADAEEDIPIEKQMIPSQVFGSLKAAEGEDD
- the Ccm3 gene encoding programmed cell death protein 10 Ccm3; the protein is MTMGDETPVASLVLPVILRPILLKLERQNVLAAQTLRSALLKAENSHPGITHDFILGIVRRAELNLDMNESVLRLQGAASDYDVVEYRSARSEDAFQELNRKSTSLKRILSRIPDEITDRKTFLETIKEIASAIKKLLDAVNEVNAFIRGSAGKQALDQRKREFVKYSKRFSNTLKEYFKEGQANAVFVSALYLIHQTNMIMLTVKDKCE
- the Arpc5 gene encoding actin-related protein 2/3 complex, subunit 5, yielding MSRNDGKKDSSASAFRKIDVDQYSDNNFKEEDADGGLGGPTGPDETEVLTLLSQGKNAEALILVLKSAPLGCKNQQVKDNARNLTLKVLLSIKSNQMEDCLAQLDRDLVDVLMKYIYRGFEIPTEGSSSHLLIWHEKVYNISGVGSIVRAFSDSKRA